The following coding sequences lie in one Spartobacteria bacterium genomic window:
- a CDS encoding FprA family A-type flavoprotein, with translation MNTELKENIFWVGFVDWNVRDFHGYTTDKGSSYNAYLIRDEKTALIDTVKGPYAGELLRRIEALVPYEKVDYIICNHAEPDHAGSLPKVVEACPNAVVVCDAKCEKALGLHFDTSEWTFKIVKEGDSLSLGKRTLQFIETPMVHWPESMFTYIPEEKLLFSMDAFGQHYATVNRFDDEANLNIVMDEARTYYANIVMLYGRQISKVLDRSSAIDIEMIAPSHGVIFRSHIDLIMEAYRNWVVCKALPKVVIFYDTMWKSTEKMAEAILHGVEEFNVDASLINVRASNITVLATEVLEAAVVAAGSPTLNTTLMPAMAGSLTYLKGLRPQDKKGFAFGSYGWAQGGAADVENYLKDMKFEILREPLLSKFVPTPEVIEECVEAGRMLAKEALKVVE, from the coding sequence CCAGTTACAATGCCTATCTTATTCGTGATGAAAAGACGGCCCTGATTGATACAGTAAAAGGACCATATGCCGGCGAGTTGCTGAGACGCATTGAAGCACTGGTTCCTTACGAAAAGGTGGATTACATCATCTGCAACCATGCCGAACCCGACCATGCCGGAAGCCTCCCGAAAGTAGTGGAAGCCTGCCCGAATGCGGTGGTGGTGTGCGACGCAAAATGCGAAAAAGCTCTGGGACTGCATTTTGATACCAGCGAATGGACGTTTAAAATTGTCAAAGAAGGCGACTCCTTATCTTTGGGAAAACGGACTCTGCAATTTATTGAAACACCTATGGTTCACTGGCCGGAATCCATGTTCACCTACATACCTGAAGAAAAACTGCTGTTCTCCATGGATGCTTTCGGACAGCACTATGCAACGGTGAATCGCTTTGATGACGAAGCCAATCTGAACATTGTCATGGATGAAGCACGCACATATTACGCGAACATCGTGATGCTGTACGGACGGCAGATCAGCAAGGTACTCGACCGCAGCAGTGCCATAGACATTGAAATGATCGCTCCGAGTCATGGAGTTATTTTCCGCAGCCATATCGATTTGATCATGGAGGCCTATCGTAACTGGGTTGTATGCAAGGCACTGCCAAAAGTTGTGATCTTTTATGACACGATGTGGAAGAGCACAGAGAAAATGGCAGAAGCCATCCTGCACGGTGTCGAAGAATTTAATGTGGACGCCTCATTGATCAACGTGCGAGCCAGCAATATCACGGTACTGGCCACGGAAGTACTGGAAGCAGCGGTCGTTGCCGCGGGGTCGCCGACGCTGAACACCACATTGATGCCTGCCATGGCTGGATCGCTCACGTATCTGAAGGGACTTCGCCCGCAGGACAAAAAAGGATTTGCGTTTGGCTCCTACGGGTGGGCTCAGGGCGGCGCGGCAGACGTGGAGAACTATTTGAAAGATATGAAATTTGAAATTCTGCGCGAACCATTACTTTCCAAGTTTGTGCCCACACCGGAAGTGATTGAAGAGTGTGTGGAAGCAGGACGTATGCTCGCAAAGGAAGCACTGAAAGTCGTTGAATAA
- the ptsP gene encoding phosphoenolpyruvate--protein phosphotransferase, whose translation MESSQKTRVSGTEVRIKGVALSEGIAIARICMFNEHRHSNLPMYKVTGDGVERELNRLERALDIAKERIGQLQESVVENIGAAEGEIFTAHKMILDDPSLHQKIVQQIETTGINAETAVSQVLDSFEARMRSLGDEYMRERASDFAEIRDRILDVLGNMHPALQCDDQHCLHGKNRMVVAEELTPSLTVDLDTSSVCGFVTERGGVNSHAAILARALGIPAVSGIRGIRDMVGCGIELLVNGYDGEIIIWPHEKTVHDILEAHPQHLRRHEIVEPIDGFCVMGNISISRETNQCLKMLPDGIGLYRTEFELMDAGRFLTENELYERLKSVAQAFDGKPVVYRLLDIGSDKTMPFMNIDKEENPALGLRGARLLLSRPELIEIQARALARVSRDYTVRVLYPMIADVAQFEAVDRIFSAAAQSLGQGRILKGIMFEVPSACLVADELFERIDFASIGTNDLLQYLFAVDRNNEHVAADYNPDHPIFWGVIQRMATLADKYNKPLSMCGEMAGNPRFISKLIECGIRSVSVSPMRIPDVRAAAQSSLQLLAKTNSFTGSVAG comes from the coding sequence ATGGAGTCATCTCAAAAAACACGGGTGTCCGGAACAGAAGTCCGTATAAAAGGTGTCGCATTAAGCGAAGGCATTGCCATCGCGCGTATCTGCATGTTCAATGAACATCGCCACAGCAATCTCCCGATGTACAAAGTAACGGGTGATGGAGTAGAACGCGAATTGAACAGGCTGGAGCGGGCGCTTGACATCGCAAAAGAACGAATTGGTCAGTTGCAGGAATCTGTCGTCGAGAACATCGGCGCGGCGGAAGGAGAGATCTTTACGGCCCACAAGATGATTCTGGATGATCCGTCTCTCCACCAAAAAATCGTGCAGCAGATCGAAACAACTGGAATCAACGCAGAAACGGCCGTATCACAGGTTCTTGATTCTTTTGAGGCCCGCATGCGGTCGCTCGGCGACGAATATATGCGTGAACGCGCCTCGGATTTTGCTGAAATTCGTGATCGGATACTCGATGTGCTGGGCAATATGCACCCCGCGCTGCAATGCGATGATCAGCACTGCCTGCATGGTAAAAACCGTATGGTGGTAGCGGAGGAATTGACGCCGAGCCTGACGGTGGATCTGGATACATCATCAGTATGCGGATTTGTGACTGAACGCGGCGGCGTGAATTCTCATGCCGCCATTCTTGCCAGGGCACTGGGTATTCCGGCGGTCAGCGGCATTCGGGGGATTCGTGACATGGTCGGATGCGGCATCGAATTGCTGGTAAACGGTTATGACGGTGAAATCATCATCTGGCCCCATGAAAAAACCGTGCATGATATTCTGGAAGCGCATCCTCAGCATCTGCGTCGTCACGAGATCGTGGAGCCGATTGATGGGTTCTGCGTCATGGGAAATATCAGTATTTCCCGAGAGACCAATCAGTGCTTAAAGATGCTGCCCGACGGCATTGGCCTATATCGAACAGAATTTGAACTGATGGATGCCGGACGGTTTCTTACAGAAAACGAATTGTACGAGCGCTTAAAATCAGTAGCACAGGCTTTTGACGGCAAGCCGGTCGTATATCGCCTTCTGGATATCGGCAGTGACAAGACGATGCCCTTCATGAATATTGATAAAGAGGAAAATCCTGCGCTGGGTTTACGCGGAGCCCGCTTATTATTGAGCCGCCCCGAACTGATTGAGATACAGGCACGCGCACTGGCACGTGTTTCCAGGGACTACACCGTTCGTGTTCTGTACCCCATGATCGCCGATGTAGCCCAATTTGAAGCGGTAGACCGCATTTTTTCTGCGGCCGCGCAGTCCTTGGGACAAGGGCGCATTCTGAAAGGAATCATGTTTGAAGTCCCCTCCGCCTGTTTAGTAGCAGATGAACTGTTTGAGCGCATTGATTTTGCAAGTATCGGAACCAATGATCTGTTGCAGTATCTTTTTGCTGTGGATAGAAATAACGAACATGTTGCGGCAGATTACAATCCGGATCATCCGATTTTCTGGGGTGTGATACAGCGTATGGCGACCCTGGCTGATAAATATAATAAACCCCTGTCCATGTGCGGCGAAATGGCTGGAAATCCCCGATTCATTTCCAAACTGATCGAATGCGGAATTCGCAGCGTAAGCGTAAGTCCCATGCGCATTCC